A section of the Pseudomonadota bacterium genome encodes:
- a CDS encoding peptidoglycan DD-metalloendopeptidase family protein has product MVSRFFLLTVFGLAAGPLAQVPVAAGEQLLARLDSGTPAEAPRPAPRHQTHESLLSELAAVDRTIGDAETRIDALQTRIDESSDVLTALRRTIEARRDISAAQQAHVRAQIRATWRLHRVQQQRAEQYRTPPRGWRRTQRYIAAVNDHLARQRGHARLALVDVMATVHEADAVQRTLTGDEQALRQERSNLKHLQASRQPVLLQLETAIEAAGDNLITLYAETDAVRHTLETADTALADHGLPWPLVGRVRTRFGEKTPATKQASRGIQIDAVAGDTAHAVDAGVVVFADWMRGQGLLAVVDHGNGMMAVYGNNQRLLVSVGDRVAPGDPVAVVGAEGSVEQAQLYFELRLEGQAVDPLDWLTTTPS; this is encoded by the coding sequence GTGGTTTCGAGGTTCTTTCTCCTGACGGTCTTCGGGTTGGCGGCCGGGCCGCTCGCACAGGTGCCCGTGGCGGCGGGCGAACAGCTGCTTGCCCGCCTGGACAGCGGCACCCCTGCCGAGGCACCGCGCCCCGCGCCCCGCCACCAAACCCACGAATCCCTGCTGTCCGAACTGGCGGCTGTGGACCGCACGATCGGCGACGCCGAAACGCGCATCGACGCGTTGCAGACGCGCATCGACGAAAGCAGCGATGTGCTGACCGCGCTGCGACGCACCATTGAAGCGCGGCGCGACATCAGTGCGGCCCAGCAAGCGCACGTCCGCGCACAGATCCGAGCCACCTGGCGGCTGCACCGCGTCCAGCAACAGCGCGCCGAACAGTACCGCACCCCGCCGCGCGGCTGGCGCCGAACCCAGCGGTACATCGCCGCCGTGAACGACCACCTGGCCCGCCAGCGCGGGCACGCGCGCCTCGCTCTGGTCGACGTGATGGCCACGGTGCACGAGGCCGATGCGGTGCAACGCACGCTCACCGGTGATGAACAGGCACTGCGGCAGGAGCGCAGCAACCTCAAACACCTCCAGGCCAGCCGTCAGCCGGTGTTGCTGCAGCTCGAAACCGCAATCGAGGCTGCTGGCGACAACCTGATCACGCTCTACGCCGAGACCGACGCGGTCCGACACACACTCGAAACCGCCGACACGGCACTGGCGGACCACGGCCTGCCGTGGCCGTTGGTTGGTCGGGTGCGCACGCGTTTTGGTGAGAAGACGCCCGCGACCAAGCAGGCCTCACGCGGAATCCAGATCGACGCCGTCGCGGGCGACACCGCGCACGCCGTCGACGCCGGCGTGGTGGTGTTTGCCGACTGGATGCGGGGCCAGGGCCTCCTGGCGGTGGTCGACCACGGCAACGGCATGATGGCGGTCTACGGCAACAACCAGCGCCTGCTGGTTTCGGTTGGCGACCGGGTGGCGCCGGGCGACCCGGTCGCGGTGGTCGGAGCCGAGGGGTCGGTCGAGCAGGCACAGCTCTACTTCGAGCTTCGCCTGGAGGGCCAGGCGGTCGATCCGCTCGACTGGCTGACCACCACACCGAGTTGA
- a CDS encoding S41 family peptidase translates to MPAVRKNYLGVLIGVLIGASLTLGHSVLATRNDPGAIPIDQLRTFTDVFTRIKRNYVEEVSDEDLLELAIRGMLSGLDPHSAYLDEEQYNELRIGTSGEFGGLGIEVGMEDGFVKVVSPIDDTPAQRAGVLAGDLIIRLDDKSVKGLSLNDAVKLMRGKPGSPISLTIVREGADAPLTIEVVRDIIQVSSVRDRLIEGGFGYVRISSFQNKTTRNLVSSVRELTDRHGDDLRGLVLDLRNNPGGVLSAAVGVSDAFLEEGLVVYTDGRDRDNHLSYSARRGDILNGAPLVVLVNQGSASASEIVAGALQDHRRAIILGHTTFGKGSVQTIQDLPNGGAVKLTTARYYTPDGRSIQAEGIVPDIEVGNFQLQQESANRLSPISESSLSGHLSNPNDEADAESADAADAAELDPNAPTTLREIANSDYTLYEAVNLLRGLDITRSAARDS, encoded by the coding sequence ATGCCCGCAGTCAGAAAAAACTACCTTGGTGTACTGATCGGGGTCTTGATCGGCGCCTCCCTGACGCTCGGCCACAGTGTGCTGGCAACGCGCAATGACCCGGGCGCGATTCCGATCGACCAACTGCGCACCTTCACGGACGTCTTCACCCGCATCAAACGCAACTACGTCGAAGAAGTCAGCGACGAAGACCTGCTCGAACTCGCCATCCGCGGCATGCTCTCGGGGCTGGACCCGCACTCGGCCTACCTCGACGAGGAGCAGTACAACGAGCTGCGCATCGGCACCTCGGGTGAATTCGGCGGCCTCGGCATCGAGGTCGGCATGGAGGACGGTTTCGTCAAGGTGGTCTCACCGATCGACGACACCCCGGCCCAACGCGCCGGTGTGCTCGCCGGGGACCTCATCATTCGCCTGGACGACAAATCCGTCAAAGGCTTGTCACTCAACGACGCCGTCAAACTGATGCGGGGCAAACCCGGCAGCCCGATTTCGCTGACGATCGTGCGTGAGGGGGCAGACGCCCCGCTAACCATCGAGGTCGTGCGCGACATCATCCAGGTCAGCAGCGTGCGTGATCGCCTGATCGAAGGCGGTTTCGGCTACGTCCGCATCTCGAGCTTCCAGAACAAGACCACGCGCAACCTGGTCAGCTCGGTGCGGGAACTCACCGATCGCCACGGCGACGACCTGCGCGGCCTGGTGCTGGACCTGCGCAACAACCCCGGCGGCGTGCTGTCCGCGGCAGTGGGCGTGTCGGACGCCTTCCTCGAAGAGGGGCTGGTGGTCTACACCGACGGCCGCGACCGCGACAACCACCTGAGCTACAGCGCACGCCGCGGCGACATCCTCAACGGCGCGCCGCTCGTGGTCCTGGTGAACCAGGGCTCGGCCTCGGCGTCCGAGATCGTCGCCGGTGCGCTTCAGGATCACCGCCGCGCCATCATCCTCGGCCACACCACCTTCGGCAAAGGCTCGGTGCAGACCATCCAGGACCTGCCAAACGGCGGCGCCGTGAAGCTGACCACCGCGCGTTACTACACGCCGGATGGCCGCAGCATCCAGGCCGAGGGCATCGTGCCGGATATCGAAGTCGGCAACTTCCAGCTGCAGCAGGAGAGCGCGAACCGGCTCTCGCCGATCTCGGAGTCGTCACTCAGCGGCCACCTGAGCAACCCGAACGACGAAGCTGACGCCGAGTCGGCCGACGCCGCTGACGCCGCCGAACTGGACCCGAACGCGCCCACCACACTGCGCGAGATCGCCAACAGCGACTACACGCTGTACGAAGCCGTCAACCTGCTGCGGGGCCTGGACATCACCCGCTCCGCTGCGCGCGACTCCTGA
- a CDS encoding divergent polysaccharide deacetylase family protein, whose translation MRITPWLANLAVGITLPLTLLSPLAHAADALPNVTAALAESRATVSIIIDDVGHNRRYGERVARLPAPLTLSILPHTPFDQHFANLGRTLGKEVMLHMPMQAIGNRAAYPNQLEADMAHPTFMATLRSNLGAFDGYTGINNHQGSLMMGNAPRLEWMMAEIANRNVFFVDSRTIGRSPANRIATRYGIATSDRDVFLDHEVSETVISRQFDRLVTRALRDGHAVAIGHPHPATIAVLERKLPSLAKLGIAVVPVSTTIALQSGATLYAAGDAVLDHGRPAQPTVRARQNPLLREIGDNELYTATR comes from the coding sequence GTGCGCATCACACCTTGGCTGGCCAACCTGGCTGTTGGCATCACCCTGCCGCTGACCCTCCTGTCCCCGCTTGCACACGCCGCTGACGCCCTGCCCAATGTCACGGCGGCGTTGGCCGAGAGCCGCGCCACGGTGTCGATCATCATCGACGATGTCGGACACAACCGGCGCTACGGCGAGCGTGTCGCCCGACTGCCCGCGCCCCTGACCCTGTCGATCCTGCCGCACACGCCGTTCGATCAGCACTTCGCCAACCTCGGGCGGACACTCGGCAAGGAAGTGATGTTGCACATGCCGATGCAGGCCATCGGCAACCGGGCGGCGTATCCAAACCAGCTTGAAGCCGACATGGCCCACCCGACTTTCATGGCCACGCTGCGCAGCAACCTCGGCGCTTTTGACGGGTACACCGGCATCAACAACCACCAGGGCAGCCTGATGATGGGCAACGCACCGCGGCTCGAGTGGATGATGGCCGAGATTGCCAACCGCAACGTGTTCTTTGTCGACAGCCGGACGATTGGTCGCTCACCGGCCAACCGCATTGCGACGCGCTACGGCATCGCCACCAGCGACCGCGACGTGTTCCTCGACCACGAGGTGTCCGAGACCGTGATCAGCCGGCAGTTCGACCGTCTCGTGACACGGGCGCTGCGCGACGGGCACGCCGTGGCCATTGGCCACCCGCACCCTGCCACCATTGCCGTGCTCGAACGCAAGCTGCCGTCGCTCGCGAAACTTGGCATTGCCGTGGTGCCGGTCTCGACCACCATCGCGCTGCAGAGCGGCGCGACGCTGTACGCCGCAGGCGACGCGGTGCTCGACCACGGTCGCCCCGCCCAGCCGACGGTCCGCGCGAGACAGAACCCGCTGCTGCGTGAGATCGGCGACAACGAGCTCTACACCGCCACCCGCTGA
- the glmS gene encoding glutamine--fructose-6-phosphate transaminase (isomerizing) — protein MCGIIGALAQRDVTPILIEGLRRLEYRGYDSAGVSVVLDDGSIGRVRAMGKVQRLADALDASPVASQIGIAHTRWATHGEPSERNAHPHNSSGKVSLVHNGIIENHEELRSELTAAGYSFTSETDTEVIAHLLHRELERVGEFLQAVRTTVAQLEGAYALAIINSDEPDRIIAVRRGSPLLLGVGVKEYFLASDTSALIPVTQQFVYLNDGDLIDVRRSGYAIEDEHGEPVMRELKRSELSDFSVDKGDFKHFMLKEIYEQPLAIRKTIEGLVHNGELVLDHVGQIDQAMLAQVEQIHLVACGTSSYAAGVARYWLEQYAGVPASVEIASEYRYRTVQVPKNTLYITLSQSGETADSMAALEETKHNPNYLASLAICNVPESSMTREADATLLTRAGTEIGVASTKAFVTQLAALLALTGLVARAKGCDEQVVRDIATGLEACAGLVEQALEMDTEIERFAEDFVEKHNAIFLGRGPFFPIALEGALKLKEISYIHAEGYPAGELKHGPLALIDNDMPVVTVAPNDVLLEKLKANMEEVRTRGGQLYVFAEQSSDIKDADGFKILRLPDCPESVAPIVFTIPVQLLSYHVAVMRGTDVDQPRNLAKSVTVE, from the coding sequence ATGTGCGGAATCATTGGTGCACTGGCGCAACGCGATGTCACTCCGATCCTGATTGAAGGGTTGCGGCGGCTCGAGTACCGCGGCTACGACTCGGCGGGTGTGTCGGTTGTCCTCGACGACGGTTCAATCGGCCGGGTGCGCGCCATGGGCAAGGTGCAACGGCTGGCTGACGCGCTCGACGCCTCGCCGGTGGCGAGCCAGATCGGCATTGCGCACACGCGCTGGGCCACCCACGGCGAACCCAGCGAGCGCAACGCGCACCCGCACAACAGCAGCGGCAAGGTCTCGTTGGTGCACAACGGCATCATCGAGAACCACGAGGAGCTGCGCAGCGAACTCACCGCGGCCGGCTACAGCTTCACCTCCGAGACCGACACCGAGGTGATCGCGCACCTGTTACACCGCGAGCTCGAGCGGGTTGGCGAGTTCCTGCAAGCCGTGCGCACCACCGTCGCGCAGCTCGAGGGCGCCTACGCCCTCGCCATCATCAACAGCGATGAACCGGACCGGATCATCGCGGTGCGGCGTGGCAGTCCGCTGTTGCTCGGTGTCGGGGTCAAGGAGTACTTCCTCGCCTCGGACACCTCGGCGTTGATTCCGGTCACGCAGCAGTTCGTCTACCTCAACGACGGTGATCTCATCGACGTGCGGCGCAGTGGCTACGCCATCGAGGACGAGCACGGCGAACCGGTGATGCGTGAGCTGAAACGCTCGGAGCTCAGCGATTTCTCGGTCGACAAGGGCGACTTCAAGCACTTCATGCTCAAGGAGATCTACGAGCAGCCCCTCGCGATTCGCAAGACCATCGAGGGCCTCGTGCACAACGGTGAACTGGTGCTTGACCACGTCGGGCAGATCGACCAGGCCATGTTGGCGCAGGTCGAGCAGATCCACCTGGTCGCCTGTGGCACGAGCTCCTACGCCGCCGGCGTGGCGCGCTACTGGCTCGAGCAGTACGCCGGCGTGCCCGCGAGTGTCGAGATCGCGAGCGAGTACCGCTACCGCACCGTTCAGGTGCCGAAGAACACGCTCTACATCACCTTGTCGCAATCCGGCGAAACCGCCGATTCGATGGCGGCGCTCGAAGAGACCAAGCACAACCCCAACTACCTCGCCTCGCTTGCCATTTGCAACGTGCCCGAGAGCAGCATGACGCGCGAGGCGGATGCCACCCTGCTGACCCGTGCGGGCACCGAGATCGGCGTGGCGTCGACCAAGGCCTTCGTGACCCAGCTCGCCGCTCTGCTGGCGCTGACCGGCCTGGTGGCGCGCGCAAAGGGCTGCGACGAGCAGGTGGTGCGCGACATTGCGACCGGCCTCGAGGCCTGTGCCGGCCTGGTCGAGCAGGCGCTTGAGATGGACACGGAAATCGAGCGTTTCGCCGAGGATTTCGTCGAGAAGCACAACGCGATCTTTCTCGGCCGAGGGCCTTTTTTCCCGATCGCGCTTGAGGGCGCGCTGAAGCTCAAGGAAATCTCCTACATCCACGCCGAGGGCTACCCGGCCGGCGAGCTCAAGCACGGCCCCCTCGCGCTGATCGACAACGACATGCCGGTGGTCACCGTGGCCCCGAACGATGTGCTGCTCGAAAAGCTCAAGGCCAACATGGAGGAGGTTCGCACCCGCGGTGGTCAGCTCTACGTGTTCGCCGAGCAGAGCTCGGACATCAAGGACGCCGACGGCTTCAAGATCCTGCGCCTGCCGGACTGCCCGGAGTCGGTCGCGCCGATCGTGTTCACCATCCCTGTGCAGCTGCTGAGCTACCACGTGGCGGTGATGCGTGGCACCGACGTGGACCAGCCGCGCAACCTAGCCAAGAGTGTGACCGTCGAGTAG
- the glmU gene encoding bifunctional UDP-N-acetylglucosamine diphosphorylase/glucosamine-1-phosphate N-acetyltransferase GlmU, whose product MSLSIVILAAGKGTRMNSALPKVLQPLGEQALLHHVIDTARQLEPSRICVVVGHGADAVRERTEADVSWAMQAEQKGTGHAVQQALPEIPDDDHVLVLYGDVPLTRVETLERLLANRDGVGLLTVELDNPTGYGRIVRAGGAVTAIVEEKDANDAQKAITETNTGIMSGRCGTLLALLDQVGCDNAQGEYYLTDIVGLAHAEDLPIHTAQPDAEWEVLGVNNRDQLEQLERLLQRNRVQRLLDDGVTVKDRQRLDIRGRVQTGRDVVLDVGVVLEGDVRLGDGVVVGPYCVVRDSHIAAGTVLQPHCVVENARVGEACKLGPFARLRPGAALAGHNHVGNFVEIKNAAVGEGSKVNHLSYVGDAELGERVNVGAGTITANYDGANKHRTVLGDDVSTGSNSVLVAPISVGAGSTIGAGSTLSKDVDAGVLVYTRAPVKTRADWLSPKKKAAKG is encoded by the coding sequence ATGAGCCTTTCTATTGTCATTCTCGCGGCCGGCAAAGGCACCCGGATGAACTCGGCTTTGCCGAAAGTGCTGCAGCCCCTGGGTGAGCAGGCCCTGTTGCACCACGTGATCGACACCGCACGTCAGCTCGAGCCGTCGCGCATTTGCGTGGTCGTCGGGCACGGTGCCGACGCGGTTCGGGAACGCACCGAGGCGGACGTGAGCTGGGCGATGCAGGCCGAGCAGAAGGGCACCGGACACGCCGTGCAGCAGGCCTTGCCGGAGATTCCCGACGACGACCACGTGTTGGTTCTGTACGGGGACGTGCCGCTGACCCGGGTGGAAACCCTGGAACGGCTGTTGGCCAACCGCGACGGGGTCGGTCTGCTGACCGTCGAACTCGACAACCCGACCGGCTACGGTCGGATCGTGCGCGCCGGCGGCGCTGTCACCGCGATCGTCGAGGAAAAGGACGCGAACGACGCGCAGAAGGCCATCACCGAAACCAACACCGGCATCATGTCCGGACGCTGCGGCACCCTGCTCGCGTTGCTCGACCAGGTCGGCTGTGACAACGCGCAGGGCGAGTATTACCTGACCGACATTGTCGGCCTTGCCCACGCCGAAGACCTGCCGATCCACACCGCCCAACCCGACGCCGAGTGGGAAGTGCTCGGGGTCAACAACCGCGACCAGCTCGAGCAGCTCGAGCGTTTGCTGCAACGCAACCGCGTGCAGCGGCTGCTGGACGACGGCGTGACGGTCAAGGACCGTCAGCGCCTCGACATCCGCGGCCGAGTGCAGACCGGACGCGACGTGGTGCTCGACGTCGGCGTGGTGCTCGAGGGCGACGTGCGCCTCGGCGACGGCGTCGTGGTCGGGCCCTACTGTGTGGTGCGCGACAGCCACATCGCGGCGGGCACCGTGTTGCAGCCACATTGCGTGGTGGAGAACGCCCGTGTCGGCGAGGCCTGCAAGCTCGGCCCCTTTGCGCGGCTTCGCCCCGGCGCGGCGCTGGCCGGGCACAACCACGTCGGCAATTTCGTCGAGATCAAGAACGCCGCCGTTGGCGAGGGCAGTAAGGTGAACCACCTGAGCTATGTCGGTGACGCCGAGCTCGGCGAGCGTGTCAACGTGGGCGCCGGCACCATCACCGCAAACTACGACGGGGCCAACAAACACCGCACCGTGTTGGGCGACGATGTGTCAACGGGCTCAAATTCTGTGCTGGTCGCGCCGATAAGCGTGGGAGCGGGTTCGACCATCGGCGCCGGCAGCACCTTGTCGAAGGACGTGGACGCCGGTGTGTTGGTGTACACACGGGCCCCCGTCAAAACGCGGGCGGACTGGTTGTCCCCCAAGAAAAAAGCAGCAAAGGGCTAA
- a CDS encoding F0F1 ATP synthase subunit epsilon yields the protein MATISVEIVSAERAMWSGEAEMVVASAEAGDVGISPGHAAFISRLRPGEVRVINGDEEEAIFVSGGILEVQPKQITVLADTALRGDEMDEAAAEEAKRRAEEMMANKSGEIDIERAQAELVQAAAQLQFLKKIRSKK from the coding sequence GTGGCAACGATCAGCGTCGAAATAGTCAGTGCTGAACGCGCGATGTGGAGCGGCGAGGCGGAAATGGTGGTCGCCAGTGCGGAGGCCGGTGACGTCGGCATTTCACCCGGCCACGCCGCGTTCATCTCGCGGCTGCGCCCGGGCGAGGTGCGCGTCATCAACGGCGACGAAGAAGAGGCCATTTTCGTATCAGGTGGCATACTCGAGGTGCAGCCGAAGCAGATCACCGTCCTCGCCGACACCGCCCTGCGCGGTGACGAGATGGACGAAGCCGCTGCCGAAGAGGCTAAGCGCCGCGCCGAAGAGATGATGGCGAACAAAAGTGGCGAGATCGACATCGAGCGCGCCCAGGCAGAGCTGGTGCAAGCGGCGGCGCAGTTGCAGTTCCTCAAGAAGATCCGCTCGAAGAAATAG
- the atpD gene encoding F0F1 ATP synthase subunit beta — translation MSSGTIVEVIGAVVDVEFPRDAVPKVFDALNVGSADLVLEVQGQLGDGVVRTIAMGASDGLRRGLDVENTGAPISVPVGTGTLGRIMNVLGEPQDERGDVVTDEKWAIHRSAPSYAEQSGSTELLETGIKVIDLLCPFAKGGKVGLFGGAGVGKTVNMLELINNIATQHSGLSVFAGVGERTREGNDFYHEMSEAGVIKLDQLDESKVAMVYGQMNEPPGCRLRVALTGLTMAEYFRDEGRDVLLFIDNIYRYTLAGTEVSALLGRMPSAVGYQPTLAEEMGVLQERITSTKTGSITSIQAVYVPADDLTDPSPATTFSHLDATVVLSRDIASLGIYPAVDPLDSTSRQLDPLILGDDHYDTARAVQNTLQRYKELRDIIAILGMDELSEEDKLIVYRARKIQRFLSQPFFVAEVFTGAPGKYVSLKDTIAGFQGIVNGEYDDLPEQAFYMVGSIEEAVERAKSM, via the coding sequence ATGAGTTCTGGAACCATCGTAGAAGTCATCGGCGCGGTCGTCGATGTCGAATTTCCGCGCGACGCGGTGCCCAAGGTCTTCGACGCTCTGAACGTCGGCAGCGCCGATCTCGTGCTCGAGGTCCAGGGCCAGCTCGGTGACGGCGTGGTCCGCACCATCGCCATGGGCGCCTCGGACGGTTTGCGCCGCGGCCTCGACGTCGAGAACACCGGCGCGCCGATCTCCGTGCCGGTGGGCACTGGCACACTCGGCCGCATCATGAACGTCCTCGGCGAACCACAGGACGAGCGTGGCGACGTGGTCACCGATGAGAAGTGGGCGATCCACCGCAGCGCGCCGAGCTACGCCGAGCAGTCGGGCTCAACCGAACTGCTCGAGACCGGCATCAAGGTCATCGACCTGCTCTGCCCGTTTGCCAAGGGCGGTAAGGTCGGCCTGTTCGGCGGTGCGGGTGTGGGCAAGACGGTCAACATGCTCGAGCTCATCAACAACATCGCAACGCAACACTCGGGCCTCTCGGTGTTCGCCGGCGTGGGTGAGCGCACCCGCGAGGGCAACGACTTCTACCATGAGATGTCCGAAGCCGGCGTCATCAAGCTCGACCAGCTCGACGAGTCCAAGGTGGCGATGGTCTACGGCCAGATGAACGAGCCGCCGGGCTGTCGCCTGCGCGTGGCACTGACCGGTCTGACCATGGCGGAGTATTTCCGCGACGAAGGCCGCGACGTCCTGCTCTTCATCGACAACATCTACCGTTACACCCTCGCCGGTACCGAGGTGTCCGCACTGCTCGGCCGCATGCCGTCGGCGGTGGGCTACCAGCCGACGCTGGCAGAGGAGATGGGTGTGCTGCAGGAGCGGATCACCTCCACCAAGACCGGCTCGATCACCTCGATCCAGGCGGTCTACGTCCCTGCGGACGACCTGACCGACCCGTCGCCGGCGACGACCTTCTCGCACCTGGATGCGACGGTCGTTCTCTCGCGTGACATCGCGTCACTCGGTATCTACCCGGCGGTTGACCCGCTCGATTCCACCAGCCGTCAGCTCGACCCGCTGATCCTCGGCGACGATCACTACGACACCGCCCGCGCGGTGCAGAACACCCTGCAGCGCTACAAGGAACTGCGTGACATCATCGCGATCCTCGGCATGGACGAGCTCTCCGAAGAAGACAAGCTCATTGTCTACCGGGCGCGCAAGATCCAGCGCTTCCTGTCGCAGCCCTTCTTCGTGGCTGAGGTCTTCACCGGCGCACCGGGCAAGTATGTCTCGCTCAAGGACACCATTGCGGGCTTTCAGGGTATCGTGAACGGCGAGTACGACGACCTGCCCGAGCAGGCCTTCTACATGGTCGGTTCGATCGAAGAAGCCGTCGAGCGCGCCAAGAGCATGTAA
- the atpG gene encoding F0F1 ATP synthase subunit gamma, protein MAGAKEIRTKIKSIQNTQKITKAMEMVAASKMRRAQDRMSATRPYAKKMREMIGHVAAADAEYHHPYLTNRETKRVGMIVVSTDRGLCGGLNINLFKKAISELATYRSEGVEVDVCLFGRKAGSFFRRLDCNIVAEASGLGDAPELDQIMGAVQVMLQAYDEGKIDKLILVQNDFVNTMTQSPEAVQLVPVVPDSDESLSHHWDYLYEPDAKDVVDGVMTRYIESLVYQAVVENVACEMAARMVAMKAASDNAGTLINELQLVYNKARQAAITQEIAEIVGGAAAI, encoded by the coding sequence ATGGCAGGCGCCAAAGAAATACGGACGAAGATCAAGAGTATCCAGAATACTCAGAAGATCACGAAGGCGATGGAAATGGTCGCGGCGAGCAAGATGCGCCGTGCCCAGGACCGGATGTCTGCGACGCGACCGTACGCGAAAAAGATGCGCGAGATGATCGGGCACGTGGCGGCCGCGGACGCGGAATACCACCACCCCTACCTGACCAACCGCGAGACGAAGCGGGTGGGCATGATCGTGGTCTCCACCGACCGCGGTCTGTGCGGCGGCTTGAACATCAACCTGTTCAAGAAGGCTATCAGCGAGCTCGCGACCTACCGCAGCGAGGGCGTCGAGGTCGACGTCTGCCTGTTCGGTCGCAAGGCGGGCAGCTTCTTTCGGCGGCTCGACTGCAACATCGTGGCAGAGGCCTCCGGCCTCGGTGACGCGCCCGAACTCGACCAGATCATGGGTGCGGTTCAGGTCATGCTGCAGGCCTACGACGAGGGCAAGATCGACAAGCTGATCCTGGTGCAAAACGACTTCGTCAACACCATGACGCAGTCGCCCGAAGCCGTGCAGCTCGTGCCTGTGGTGCCGGACTCCGACGAATCCCTGTCTCACCACTGGGATTACCTCTACGAGCCCGATGCCAAGGACGTCGTCGACGGGGTCATGACCCGCTACATCGAGTCGCTGGTGTACCAGGCCGTGGTCGAGAACGTCGCGTGTGAAATGGCGGCGCGGATGGTCGCCATGAAGGCTGCGTCGGACAACGCCGGTACGCTCATCAACGAATTACAGCTCGTGTACAACAAGGCCCGTCAGGCTGCGATCACGCAAGAGATTGCCGAGATCGTGGGTGGCGCAGCGGCCATCTGA